The region GTAGACCTTGACGGAAACGTGGGTTGTATGGTAAATGGAGCAGGATTAGCTATGGCTACCATGGATTTAATTAAGCAAGCTGGTGGTGAGCCAGCTAATTTCTTAGATGTTGGTGGTACGGCAGATGCAGCTCGTGTTGAAGCAGCATTTAGAATTATTTTAAAAGATCCTGCTGTAAAAGCGATCTTGATTAATATTTTTGGTGGAATTGTACGTTGTGACCGTGTGGCACAAGGTGTAGTTGATGCTTATAAAAATATGGGAGATGCTATTAACGTACCAATCATCGTGCGTTTACAAGGTACTAATGCTGACATCGCTAAAGAATTGATTGACAATTCTGGATTAGATGTGATGAGTGCTACCGAGTTCCAAGAAGCAGCAGATAAAGTACAAGCTGTTTTAGCATAAAACAATTATAAAGTCACTCTTAGCTAGTTAAAGAGTCTTATATAAATTAAAAGAGCAACGTTAATCGTTGCTCTTTTTTTTTGGTTTATACATTTTGGTGGTGTCAATTTTTTTAGGTTTTGCTGTCGCGGAAAATTTGCCTTGTGGACGTTCACCTTTTTTAGGCATGGGTCCACGTAAATGAATAACCAATCCATTTAAAAAATTACGTAGAATTTGGTCACCACATTCTACATAGTTAGGATGATCCTCACGTCTAAAAAATGCACTAAGCTCAGATTTAGAAATTCTAAAATCTACTAATTTTAAAATCTCAATTATGTCTGTGTCACGCAATTTATGCGCTACCCTTAGTTTTTTAAATATATCGTTATTCGTCATTTTAATCTATTGAAAATTAGTTAATTACAAGCTCGGTTTGTGCTAAAAACCTCTAAAATATTGATTAAAAGCAGTTAAAATCGATGTAAAACTAGTGATTTTTCGATAAGCTACGCGCTTTCAACGATTATTAATTATGTTTTATACTTAACTTTATAATGTATTATTAATCCCTCGAGTTATGCCTAATAGAGTAGAAAAATTAAGTTTATTATCAGAGATGATAGCTTTTGCGAAAAGTGACGATAGTCTAAAAACTGTTGAGTATAACTTTTTGTTAGCAGTTGCTAAACAATTAGAAGTGTCAAGAGAGGATTTTGATTATTTAATCAATCATCCTGTTAGTCGAGTAATACTTAAGTCGCATAGCGAGCGTATTGTACAATTTCACAGAATGGTTTTATTGATGCATGTGGATAAAGAACGTTCTAGAGAAGAATTAGCCAAACTATATAATTATGGAT is a window of Olleya sp. YS DNA encoding:
- a CDS encoding DUF1456 family protein, translating into MKMTNNDIFKKLRVAHKLRDTDIIEILKLVDFRISKSELSAFFRREDHPNYVECGDQILRNFLNGLVIHLRGPMPKKGERPQGKFSATAKPKKIDTTKMYKPKKKSND
- a CDS encoding TerB family tellurite resistance protein, whose translation is MPNRVEKLSLLSEMIAFAKSDDSLKTVEYNFLLAVAKQLEVSREDFDYLINHPVSRVILKSHSERIVQFHRMVLLMHVDKERSREELAKLYNYGLRMGLNHESITKVLYLMEGFPDMMVPAEVLIDIFKVQYN